One segment of Bacteroidales bacterium DNA contains the following:
- a CDS encoding aminodeoxychorismate/anthranilate synthase component II, with product MKILVLDNYDSFTYNLVHLVESVSPYKVDIARNDELSISKAREYDRIILSPGPGIPDEAGRMKELIRELAPSKSILGVCLGMQGIAEVFHGKLYNLERVYHGISSTVRVVLEDELFGGLPGEWAAGRYHSWALDPALLPEELEVTAVDEAGIPMALRHKRYRVKGVQFHPESVMTPHGARMISNWLGCQQSAIHIPGKDDEDFEIDPLRKGYLFC from the coding sequence ATGAAGATTCTTGTTTTGGACAACTACGATTCATTTACTTACAACCTGGTACATCTGGTTGAAAGCGTATCGCCATATAAGGTAGATATAGCCCGCAATGATGAACTTTCTATCTCTAAAGCCCGTGAATACGACAGGATTATTCTTTCTCCCGGACCGGGTATTCCCGATGAGGCAGGCAGGATGAAAGAGCTGATCCGGGAGCTGGCTCCCTCTAAAAGCATCCTGGGTGTGTGTTTGGGCATGCAGGGCATTGCTGAAGTTTTCCATGGGAAGCTTTACAACCTGGAAAGGGTTTATCATGGTATATCCTCAACCGTCCGGGTTGTTCTTGAAGATGAGCTTTTTGGGGGTTTGCCCGGGGAATGGGCAGCGGGAAGATATCATTCATGGGCTCTTGACCCCGCGCTCCTCCCGGAAGAGCTGGAGGTCACAGCAGTTGATGAAGCGGGCATTCCCATGGCATTGCGGCACAAACGATATAGAGTAAAAGGCGTTCAGTTCCATCCGGAGTCGGTGATGACCCCGCATGGTGCCCGCATGATCTCCAACTGGCTGGGATGCCAGCAGTCCGCTATTCATATCCCGGGTAAAGACGACGAGGACTTTGAGATCGACCCCCTTCGTAAGGGATACCTTTTTTGTTGA
- a CDS encoding chorismate-binding protein, whose product MKRKVITKHQTLLADSTTPVSIYLKLRDLYSGSVLLESSDFHHLENCFSYIGLEPIADFMADEEQILTRYDGEQGQARSLDSSEAIPQSLRRFMDSFEFIENDGQTNGFFGYMNFESVRFFEKLPESRQEPGEMIPSVRYHLYRYVISINHFNDQLTITENLLPGQESHLEEVVFQIKNRPIVNYPFHTPGYEKANMEDEDYKGLVAKAKEHCQRGDVFQLVLSRRFTRGFKGDEFNVYRALRSINPSPYLFYFDFGDYRIMGSSPEMQIKTQGRQATINPIAGTFRRTGNDQEDKKLAAQLIEDEKENSEHVMLVDLARNDLSKSTSQVQVIKNREIQFYSHVLHIVSTVSGKMDDARDGVQVLADTFPAGTLSGAPKIRAMELIDRYEPEKRNFYGGCIGHIGIDGSINHAITIRSFLSRGNVLHYQAGAGITNQSVEENELAEVDNKLQALRDAIEQAQIINM is encoded by the coding sequence ATGAAGAGAAAAGTCATTACCAAACATCAAACCTTGCTGGCCGACAGCACCACACCGGTAAGCATCTATCTGAAGCTTAGGGACCTGTATTCAGGGTCCGTTCTGTTGGAGAGTTCCGACTTTCATCACCTGGAGAACTGCTTCTCCTATATTGGTTTGGAGCCTATTGCCGATTTCATGGCTGATGAAGAGCAAATCCTTACCCGGTATGATGGGGAGCAGGGACAAGCCCGGTCATTAGACAGCTCTGAAGCGATCCCCCAGTCGCTAAGGAGATTCATGGATTCATTTGAATTTATAGAAAATGATGGACAGACTAACGGTTTTTTCGGGTATATGAATTTCGAGTCGGTGCGCTTCTTTGAGAAATTGCCGGAGAGCAGGCAGGAACCGGGAGAAATGATTCCTTCCGTACGCTATCATTTATACCGGTATGTCATTTCTATCAATCATTTCAATGATCAGCTAACGATTACGGAAAATCTTTTGCCGGGTCAGGAGAGCCATCTGGAGGAGGTCGTTTTTCAGATCAAGAACCGGCCGATCGTGAATTACCCTTTTCATACCCCGGGTTATGAGAAGGCCAACATGGAGGATGAAGATTACAAAGGGCTTGTTGCCAAGGCCAAGGAGCATTGTCAGCGGGGTGATGTGTTTCAGCTTGTTTTATCCCGCCGGTTTACCCGTGGTTTCAAAGGCGATGAGTTCAATGTTTACCGGGCGCTTCGATCGATCAATCCTTCCCCCTATCTGTTTTATTTTGATTTCGGTGATTACCGGATCATGGGTTCATCCCCTGAGATGCAGATTAAAACGCAAGGGAGGCAGGCAACAATCAATCCCATTGCCGGCACCTTTCGCCGTACCGGCAATGATCAGGAAGACAAAAAGCTGGCCGCACAATTGATTGAGGACGAGAAGGAAAACTCTGAGCATGTCATGCTGGTGGACCTGGCCCGCAATGACCTGAGCAAGTCCACCTCGCAGGTGCAGGTGATTAAGAACAGGGAAATACAGTTTTATTCCCATGTGTTGCATATTGTCTCGACCGTAAGCGGTAAGATGGATGATGCCAGGGACGGAGTACAGGTACTGGCCGATACCTTTCCGGCCGGAACATTAAGCGGCGCACCCAAGATCCGGGCCATGGAGCTGATCGACCGGTACGAGCCGGAAAAACGCAACTTTTACGGGGGCTGTATTGGCCATATAGGCATTGATGGCAGCATCAACCATGCCATCACCATCCGTTCCTTTTTGAGCAGGGGCAATGTACTCCATTATCAGGCGGGAGCCGGTATCACCAATCAATCCGTCGAAGAAAACGAACTGGCAGAAGTGGATAACAAACTGCAGGCATTGAGAGATGCCATTGAGCAAGCCCAGATCATTAACATGTAA